One segment of Tamlana crocina DNA contains the following:
- the gldN gene encoding gliding motility protein GldN: protein MNLKSVLLTAATVLTASGMFAQANILNAKSPEEIGVRTEAQKAVDNDKPLEYGYVDDRDILYSKMVWEKIVLDERANFPLYYPIDTNNIGSNRRSLYDVLMKSIKTGKIENIYDDSYFTTKRTLKDIEGALTLIDTTELGIEQINAGEELSPEYIVRRDITAADIMEYRIRGLWYFDKRQAEMKYRLLGIAPVAPDVNFIDSDTPDLVELFWVFFPDAREVLHEAKSFNNKNSSMPFSFDHVLNARRFQAYIYKEENVQQDRAISEYVSDNALMQLLESERIKDKIRDFELDMWTY from the coding sequence ATGAATCTAAAAAGTGTTTTATTAACCGCCGCAACTGTTTTAACGGCATCAGGTATGTTCGCTCAAGCTAACATACTTAACGCCAAAAGTCCAGAGGAAATTGGTGTAAGAACCGAAGCCCAAAAAGCAGTTGACAATGATAAGCCATTGGAATATGGTTATGTTGATGATAGGGATATTTTGTACTCTAAAATGGTATGGGAAAAAATTGTACTCGACGAGCGTGCAAACTTTCCGCTGTACTATCCAATAGATACCAACAATATCGGAAGCAATAGGCGGTCGTTGTACGATGTATTGATGAAAAGCATCAAAACCGGTAAGATTGAAAACATTTACGATGATTCTTATTTTACCACTAAACGAACCCTAAAGGATATTGAAGGCGCATTAACATTGATTGATACTACCGAATTGGGTATCGAGCAAATTAACGCCGGTGAAGAATTGTCGCCAGAGTACATTGTACGAAGAGACATTACTGCTGCCGATATCATGGAATACCGTATCAGAGGGCTTTGGTACTTCGATAAGCGCCAAGCCGAAATGAAATACAGATTATTGGGTATTGCTCCCGTAGCGCCCGATGTAAACTTTATTGATTCTGATACGCCCGATTTAGTGGAATTGTTTTGGGTGTTTTTTCCAGATGCCAGAGAAGTGCTTCATGAGGCGAAATCGTTTAATAATAAGAACAGCTCCATGCCATTTTCTTTCGACCATGTGTTGAATGCCAGGCGTTTCCAAGCTTATATTTACAAAGAGGAAAACGTGCAGCAGGATAGGGCTATTTCAGAATACGTGTCAGATAACGCTTTGATGCAATTGCTCGAATCTGAACGAATTAAAGATAAAATCAGGGATTTTGAACTGGATATGTGGACATACTAG
- a CDS encoding FAD-dependent oxidoreductase, translated as MQVDYIIVGVGLAGISFCEQLKANNNTFLVFDDASQQSSTVAGGMYNPVVLKRFTPVWKSAEQLDLALPLYAKIEKDISAQLDYKIPVYRKFASVEEQNNWVAASDRPFLSEYMSEKIIKNDNPSIEAPFGFGKVNHTGRIDAKALVEGYKSNLRADQCLREETFNHNDLNFGGNTIKYKDVEAKHVVFSEGFGVVNNPYFKALPLVPTKGELLTIHAPELNVDYIIKAGVFLIPLEDGYYRVGATHQWENLNHYVTNEAREKLLNRLEKVIKCEFKVTDQVAGIRPTVIDRRPLVGQHPEHKSMYILNGLGTRGVMIGPYVAQQLFQFIENNEPLEKEIDIKRFSE; from the coding sequence ATGCAAGTAGATTATATTATAGTTGGCGTGGGCTTGGCCGGTATTAGTTTTTGCGAACAGCTTAAAGCCAATAACAACACGTTTTTGGTGTTTGATGATGCTTCGCAGCAGTCGTCAACCGTGGCTGGAGGTATGTACAATCCTGTGGTGCTAAAGCGTTTTACGCCCGTTTGGAAAAGTGCAGAGCAACTCGATTTGGCTTTGCCGCTATACGCTAAAATTGAAAAAGATATTAGTGCTCAATTGGATTATAAAATTCCGGTTTATAGAAAATTTGCTTCAGTGGAAGAACAAAACAATTGGGTAGCAGCTTCCGATAGACCATTCCTCTCGGAATATATGAGCGAAAAAATTATCAAAAATGATAACCCCTCCATAGAAGCGCCATTTGGTTTCGGAAAAGTAAACCATACAGGACGTATTGATGCCAAAGCTTTGGTGGAAGGGTATAAGTCGAATTTGCGAGCCGATCAATGTTTAAGAGAGGAAACTTTCAATCATAACGATTTGAATTTTGGTGGAAATACCATAAAGTACAAGGATGTTGAAGCCAAGCATGTCGTTTTTTCAGAAGGATTTGGGGTGGTGAACAACCCGTATTTTAAAGCATTACCGCTGGTGCCAACAAAAGGCGAGTTGTTGACCATACATGCGCCAGAATTAAATGTTGATTATATCATAAAAGCTGGTGTATTTTTAATTCCTTTAGAAGACGGTTATTATAGAGTGGGAGCGACTCACCAATGGGAAAACTTAAACCATTATGTCACAAACGAAGCTCGTGAAAAGCTTTTAAACCGATTAGAAAAAGTCATAAAATGCGAATTTAAAGTTACCGATCAAGTAGCTGGCATCAGGCCAACGGTAATAGACCGAAGACCTTTGGTGGGGCAGCATCCCGAACATAAAAGCATGTACATATTGAACGGTTTGGGCACCCGTGGCGTGATGATTGGTCCCTATGTGGCCCAACAACTTTTCCAATTTATAGAAAATAACGAGCCGTTGGAAAAGGAAATCGACATTAAAAGGTTTTCAGAGTAA
- a CDS encoding DUF983 domain-containing protein, with the protein MFKKGSKLYSILTGSCPKCHGESMYKNKNPYALTEVLDMHETCSCCGTKYKIEPSFFYGAMYVSYAVGIAFATAAFVISFFVFNAGLNVMFISIVGTLVVFMPIIMRLSRNIWINFFMSYDKSLANKK; encoded by the coding sequence ATGTTTAAAAAAGGAAGTAAACTATATAGCATTTTAACCGGTTCTTGCCCAAAATGCCACGGCGAATCGATGTACAAAAACAAAAACCCGTATGCCCTTACAGAGGTTTTGGATATGCACGAAACCTGTAGCTGTTGTGGTACCAAATACAAAATTGAACCGTCTTTTTTTTATGGCGCCATGTACGTAAGCTACGCTGTTGGTATCGCTTTTGCCACAGCCGCTTTTGTTATTTCGTTTTTTGTGTTTAATGCGGGGCTCAACGTTATGTTTATTTCAATAGTAGGCACATTGGTTGTTTTTATGCCAATAATCATGCGACTTTCCCGAAATATTTGGATTAACTTTTTTATGAGTTACGATAAATCTTTAGCTAATAAGAAATAA
- a CDS encoding ATP-binding cassette domain-containing protein has protein sequence MMNIHNLSVSFQGEYLFEDITFKLGNGDRVGLIGKNGAGKSTMLKILSKEMEPDTGQIAADKELKIGFLKQDIDFIFGRTVLEEAYEAFTEIKALEAKMDSVNTQMVERTDYESEGYHQLMVDINELQHQYEILGGYNYQGDTEKILQGLGFKREEFDKLTDTFSGGWRMRIELAKLLLQNNDILLLDEPTNHLDIESIIWLEGFLKNYAGAVVIVSHDKMFLDNVTNRTIEISLGRIYDYPKPYSKYLVLREELRTQQLASQKNQQKQIEQTEKLIEKFRAKASKATMAQSLIKKLDKIERIEVDEDDNSVMTLNFPVSVTPGKVVVEAEAISKSYGENQVLKNIDLLIERDSKTAFVGQNGQGKSTLAKIIIGEIKHQGELKLGHNVQIGYFAQNQAEYLDGNKTVLDTMIDAANETNRSKVRDILGSFLFRGEEVEKYVRVLSGGERNRLALAKLMLQPFNVLVMDEPTNHLDIKSKNVLKEALKRFEGTLIIVSHDRDFLQGLTNVVYEFKDHRLKEYLGDIDFYLEQRQVASLREVEKRTVVATKPKEKKQQSYEEQKKLKSLNNKLSNVEAKINQLERDIKAIDVELEVNYEEVTSKPNFFDNYQKKKTDLQNYMQKWEDIQLEIEAFER, from the coding sequence ATGATGAACATTCATAATTTATCCGTTTCATTTCAAGGAGAATATCTTTTTGAAGACATCACTTTTAAACTCGGAAACGGCGACAGGGTAGGGTTAATTGGAAAAAATGGAGCAGGAAAGTCTACCATGCTTAAAATTTTATCAAAGGAAATGGAGCCCGATACCGGTCAGATTGCGGCCGATAAGGAACTTAAAATTGGCTTTTTAAAACAGGATATCGATTTTATTTTCGGTCGTACCGTTCTAGAGGAAGCCTATGAAGCGTTTACTGAAATTAAGGCTTTAGAAGCTAAAATGGATTCGGTAAACACACAAATGGTCGAACGCACTGACTACGAAAGCGAGGGCTATCACCAATTGATGGTTGATATTAATGAATTGCAGCACCAATATGAAATCTTGGGCGGTTACAATTATCAAGGTGACACCGAAAAAATCCTTCAAGGTTTAGGTTTTAAACGCGAGGAGTTCGATAAACTCACCGATACCTTTTCGGGCGGATGGCGCATGCGCATCGAATTAGCCAAACTGTTGCTGCAAAACAACGATATTTTGCTTCTGGATGAGCCTACCAACCACTTGGATATTGAATCGATTATTTGGTTGGAAGGGTTTTTGAAAAATTATGCAGGGGCAGTGGTAATCGTATCGCACGATAAAATGTTTTTGGATAATGTGACCAACCGAACCATTGAGATTTCATTGGGAAGAATTTACGATTACCCCAAACCCTATTCAAAATATTTGGTGCTGCGCGAAGAGCTGCGAACCCAGCAGTTGGCTTCACAAAAAAACCAGCAAAAGCAGATTGAGCAAACTGAAAAACTAATTGAAAAATTCCGTGCAAAAGCCTCAAAAGCCACGATGGCACAATCGCTGATAAAAAAGCTGGACAAAATAGAGCGCATTGAAGTTGATGAAGACGATAATAGTGTAATGACGCTTAACTTTCCGGTTTCGGTGACGCCGGGAAAAGTAGTGGTCGAGGCCGAAGCTATTTCAAAAAGCTATGGTGAAAACCAAGTGCTTAAAAACATAGATTTGTTGATTGAGCGAGATAGTAAAACGGCATTTGTTGGGCAAAACGGGCAAGGAAAATCCACTTTGGCAAAAATTATTATTGGAGAAATAAAGCACCAGGGAGAGCTAAAATTAGGGCACAACGTGCAGATTGGCTATTTTGCCCAAAATCAAGCCGAATATCTCGATGGCAATAAAACCGTGCTAGATACCATGATTGACGCGGCCAATGAAACCAACCGTAGTAAGGTGCGTGATATTTTGGGGTCGTTTTTGTTCCGAGGTGAAGAGGTTGAGAAATATGTGCGGGTACTTTCTGGTGGAGAGCGAAACCGATTGGCACTGGCAAAACTGATGCTTCAACCATTCAATGTTTTAGTTATGGATGAGCCTACCAACCACTTGGACATCAAATCTAAAAATGTACTGAAGGAAGCTTTAAAACGCTTTGAAGGCACATTGATTATAGTATCGCACGACCGTGATTTTCTTCAAGGGCTAACCAATGTGGTTTATGAATTTAAAGACCACAGGCTTAAAGAGTATTTGGGCGATATTGATTTTTATTTGGAACAACGCCAAGTCGCCAGTTTACGGGAAGTTGAAAAACGTACGGTGGTTGCCACAAAACCCAAAGAAAAAAAGCAACAGAGTTACGAAGAGCAAAAAAAGCTAAAATCGCTAAACAATAAGTTGAGTAACGTAGAGGCAAAAATCAATCAATTGGAGCGCGATATTAAAGCGATTGATGTCGAGTTGGAAGTTAATTATGAAGAAGTGACCTCAAAGCCCAATTTCTTTGATAATTATCAAAAGAAGAAAACCGATTTGCAGAACTATATGCAAAAGTGGGAAGATATTCAATTGGAAATTGAAGCTTTCGAAAGGTAG
- a CDS encoding Two component regulator three Y domain protein, producing the protein MKTLKLVVLCFFTTAYSFASISSTEREALIAVYNATNGANWNTSWDLNTTVDKWYGVKVEAGKVVEINLQFNNLSGTLPQEIGNLTGLRTINLGFNKLSGELPSSLRNLKELTALELFMNRFEGQIPSELGELKKLESLQLYSNKFTGEIPNSLMRLTNLKVLLLGSNFLTGPIPAEIGALSNLQKFSVMDNQMYGEIPSEMASLTELEELLLSTNQFTGDIPKEFLNLEKLNTFMVSDNNLNYEYISISGKNPPALMMEIENSTAVMDLEKE; encoded by the coding sequence ATGAAAACTTTAAAACTTGTCGTTTTGTGTTTTTTTACAACAGCTTATTCTTTTGCAAGTATTTCTTCAACTGAAAGAGAGGCGTTAATAGCTGTGTATAATGCAACAAATGGAGCTAATTGGAACACTTCGTGGGACCTAAATACTACGGTAGACAAATGGTACGGCGTTAAAGTTGAAGCTGGTAAAGTGGTAGAAATCAATTTACAATTCAACAATTTATCTGGAACATTGCCTCAAGAAATAGGGAATTTAACAGGTTTACGAACCATAAACTTAGGCTTCAATAAATTAAGCGGAGAACTTCCCTCATCATTAAGAAACCTTAAAGAATTAACAGCTTTAGAATTGTTTATGAACCGTTTTGAAGGACAAATTCCTTCTGAACTTGGTGAATTAAAAAAGCTTGAGTCATTACAGTTGTACAGTAATAAATTTACTGGAGAAATACCAAACTCTTTAATGAGGTTGACTAATTTGAAGGTGCTTTTGTTAGGAAGTAATTTTCTAACAGGACCGATTCCAGCCGAGATTGGTGCTTTATCAAACTTGCAAAAGTTTAGTGTGATGGATAACCAGATGTACGGCGAAATTCCTTCAGAAATGGCTAGTTTGACTGAATTGGAAGAGTTGTTGTTATCAACAAATCAATTTACAGGTGATATTCCAAAAGAGTTTTTGAATTTAGAAAAACTGAATACGTTTATGGTAAGTGATAATAATCTGAATTACGAGTATATAAGTATTTCAGGTAAAAACCCGCCAGCATTGATGATGGAAATAGAAAATTCTACCGCTGTAATGGATTTAGAAAAAGAATAA
- a CDS encoding phage integrase N-terminal SAM-like domain-containing protein has translation MLTIKQILTFAYDSEYESAYDLSEKRPFSQPKIYTGNGDLNKRWYVYFSFRDPGTCRLKRQTPIYGNANGYKTKEERLAVLTVLQKTLLRLLRKGFNPYKDNTELFNSLYNGTSEAPKAEGSKEDDGTGQPKEPNPIERQLPKQAETEAENGATLDEAFSLDAEIKSETLQPSSQRSYNSHINVFRKWLAENRPKMEYIGQLDKQTVLDFLKHILKNSSARNRNNYRASLSSLFSTLEEHEYVSSNFVKRIKVYKSNPKRNKSYTDTQQQEIFDHLEKEDPLLLLFIKFVSYNFFEADRGLSSKSGRYRS, from the coding sequence ATGCTCACCATTAAACAAATACTTACCTTTGCATACGATAGTGAATACGAAAGTGCATACGATTTGTCAGAAAAGCGACCATTTTCCCAGCCCAAAATCTACACCGGCAACGGTGACCTGAATAAGCGCTGGTACGTGTACTTTTCGTTCCGTGACCCCGGGACGTGCCGTTTGAAACGCCAGACCCCGATATACGGAAACGCCAATGGCTACAAGACCAAGGAAGAGCGTTTGGCGGTATTGACCGTGCTTCAAAAAACACTGTTGCGGCTTTTGAGAAAAGGTTTTAATCCCTATAAGGACAATACGGAACTTTTCAATAGCCTTTACAATGGGACTAGCGAAGCCCCTAAAGCGGAAGGCTCGAAAGAAGATGATGGAACGGGGCAACCCAAAGAGCCGAATCCCATTGAAAGGCAGTTACCTAAACAGGCAGAAACGGAAGCCGAGAACGGAGCGACACTTGACGAAGCCTTCAGCCTCGATGCCGAGATCAAATCGGAGACGCTCCAGCCCAGTAGCCAGCGCTCCTACAACAGCCACATCAACGTGTTCAGGAAATGGCTGGCGGAAAACCGCCCCAAAATGGAATACATCGGGCAGCTGGACAAGCAGACCGTACTGGACTTCCTGAAACATATACTCAAAAATTCATCGGCAAGGAACAGGAACAACTACCGGGCCAGCCTGAGCAGTCTGTTCTCTACATTGGAGGAGCATGAATATGTAAGTAGCAATTTTGTTAAGAGGATAAAGGTCTACAAGTCCAATCCAAAGCGCAACAAAAGCTATACCGACACTCAGCAACAGGAAATATTCGACCATTTGGAAAAGGAGGATCCGTTGCTCTTACTCTTCATAAAGTTCGTGTCGTACAATTTTTTTGAAGCCGATCGAGGTTTGTCGTCTAAAAGTGGGCGATATCGATCTTGA
- a CDS encoding tetratricopeptide repeat protein, which yields MSNNIDNEYFCDGLTEEIINALAKIKGLSVTSRTSSFYFKNKKVTAKEIREKLKVAAFIEGSVRTSKKKMRITVQMIDTVDDFHFWSETFDRNPENVFQVQDEISLFIAEKLREHIGHLEIGEKLVEPIDVPIDIYKEYLKGRFYLMKLDYDNIIKSFVIFNNITKKEPGFLNPYLDINLGYTYMGALGLLPAYEAFHKAQPYFQKALTLDPNSARVQLNLSWIECWQNWNLEKAYEHVNKALEIQPADDIYLTISNYLTVEGKLDPAQNYLDKALQLDPFSAMNHHYKGFLLYLQEKYNEAIPYLQKALELNGDLPFPPLYIGECLLLTGKHAEAINYYNNLKGVSVSDLTQLGGLTMCYAKTNDIVKCKEKMVELEGYLQSDNIDKAFNFLILVNVLLGNYNKAIDLVEQAFENHLPLILLLNTEPLLKPIRNNKRFKGIMLKAIPDNVNYKQKKKYKHALLDTTEIKKYSKELEQLMIDYKLYINPDLSLKDLASYLELPANYVSQLLNLGFDKNFSEYVNTFRVNEFKERILLEENKGLTIMAIAYDSGFNSKTVFNTFFKKMEGKTPNAYLKSHQ from the coding sequence ATGAGTAACAATATTGATAACGAATATTTCTGCGATGGATTAACTGAAGAGATAATTAATGCTTTAGCAAAAATAAAAGGCCTTTCTGTAACCTCGCGAACATCTTCATTTTATTTTAAGAACAAAAAAGTAACAGCTAAAGAGATTAGAGAAAAGTTAAAGGTGGCCGCCTTTATTGAAGGGAGTGTAAGAACATCAAAAAAGAAAATGCGCATTACAGTGCAAATGATCGATACTGTTGACGATTTTCATTTCTGGTCAGAAACATTTGATAGAAACCCAGAAAATGTTTTTCAGGTACAAGATGAAATTAGTCTATTCATCGCAGAGAAGTTAAGGGAACATATTGGCCATTTAGAAATAGGGGAAAAGTTAGTAGAACCTATTGATGTACCCATTGATATTTATAAAGAATATCTAAAGGGCAGATTTTATTTGATGAAGCTAGACTATGATAACATCATTAAGTCATTTGTAATATTTAATAATATTACCAAGAAAGAACCCGGTTTCCTTAATCCTTATTTAGATATAAATTTAGGGTATACATACATGGGTGCTTTAGGATTATTGCCAGCTTACGAAGCTTTTCATAAAGCGCAGCCATATTTTCAAAAGGCTTTGACTCTTGATCCAAATTCAGCAAGAGTCCAATTGAATTTATCTTGGATTGAATGTTGGCAGAACTGGAATTTAGAGAAGGCTTACGAACATGTTAATAAAGCATTAGAGATTCAACCAGCAGATGATATTTACTTAACCATTTCTAACTATTTAACCGTTGAAGGAAAATTAGATCCAGCGCAAAACTATTTAGATAAGGCCTTACAATTAGATCCGTTTTCTGCGATGAATCATCATTATAAAGGCTTCTTGCTTTACCTACAGGAAAAGTACAATGAAGCAATTCCTTATTTACAGAAAGCTTTAGAGTTAAATGGTGATTTACCTTTTCCTCCCTTATATATTGGTGAATGTTTGTTGCTTACAGGTAAACATGCAGAAGCTATTAATTATTACAATAACTTAAAAGGCGTTTCAGTAAGTGATTTAACTCAACTTGGTGGTTTAACCATGTGCTATGCCAAAACTAATGATATTGTAAAGTGCAAAGAAAAGATGGTAGAGCTTGAAGGTTATTTACAATCTGATAATATAGATAAAGCATTTAATTTCTTGATTTTAGTAAATGTGTTATTGGGTAACTACAATAAGGCAATAGACCTTGTAGAACAAGCTTTTGAAAATCACTTACCTTTAATTTTATTATTAAATACCGAGCCTCTATTAAAACCTATAAGAAACAACAAACGCTTTAAAGGCATCATGCTCAAAGCAATTCCTGATAATGTTAACTACAAGCAGAAAAAAAAGTACAAACACGCTTTGCTGGATACAACCGAAATTAAAAAGTACAGTAAAGAATTAGAGCAACTAATGATAGATTATAAACTCTACATAAATCCAGATCTATCATTAAAAGATCTAGCATCGTACTTAGAGCTTCCAGCAAATTACGTCTCTCAATTATTAAATCTAGGTTTTGATAAAAATTTCTCAGAATATGTCAATACCTTTAGAGTAAATGAATTTAAAGAACGCATTCTTTTAGAAGAAAACAAAGGTTTAACAATAATGGCAATTGCCTATGATAGTGGGTTTAATTCTAAAACAGTGTTTAATACGTTTTTCAAAAAAATGGAAGGGAAAACACCCAATGCTTATCTAAAATCCCATCAATAG
- a CDS encoding serine hydrolase domain-containing protein, which produces MKTKLIIRLALLIGTIVSMFFVPWILVKAWVLPMPNTVQEQLDEAVSHGFEGVVVYIDQAGKEPQSYGSGWHNRESKTPAKLHTLFKIASISKLYDAVAVTKLVSDERLSLDGTIADYLPELVGKIENADKITLRLLIQHKSGIPNFTDAPKFWAAPTESFEESIALIEGKPANFEPGEDYEYCNTNYLLINKIMDNVLGYNNFQFIQEEILKPLNLKNTFGSLNEVNINNVMSGYHIGYPHDLKTNDYGMLATAEDVGTFLRALNDGKLFKNREQEIYASIYKFEHDGWVPGYQSFAKYYIDIDAVVVCFYNTTDPKLLNWNLSEIINNRIYKIIRD; this is translated from the coding sequence ATGAAAACTAAACTCATCATAAGACTAGCATTATTAATTGGTACTATAGTTTCTATGTTTTTTGTGCCATGGATTTTGGTAAAAGCATGGGTTCTTCCAATGCCAAATACGGTTCAAGAGCAACTAGATGAAGCTGTAAGTCATGGGTTTGAAGGTGTAGTTGTATATATAGACCAAGCAGGAAAAGAACCGCAGTCTTATGGTTCTGGATGGCATAATCGAGAATCAAAAACTCCTGCCAAACTCCATACTTTATTTAAAATAGCCAGCATTAGTAAACTTTATGATGCTGTGGCTGTAACCAAATTGGTAAGCGATGAACGTCTTTCTTTGGATGGAACAATTGCTGATTATTTGCCAGAATTAGTGGGGAAAATAGAAAATGCTGATAAAATCACTTTAAGGTTGCTGATACAGCATAAAAGTGGAATCCCGAATTTCACAGATGCTCCAAAGTTTTGGGCAGCGCCCACCGAATCCTTTGAAGAAAGTATCGCATTAATTGAAGGGAAACCAGCAAACTTTGAACCTGGTGAAGATTATGAATATTGTAATACCAATTATTTGTTAATCAATAAGATTATGGATAATGTCTTGGGGTATAATAATTTTCAATTCATACAAGAAGAGATTTTAAAACCATTAAATCTTAAAAATACTTTTGGTTCACTTAACGAAGTTAATATAAATAATGTAATGAGCGGCTACCATATAGGATACCCTCATGACTTAAAAACAAATGATTACGGTATGCTCGCCACAGCAGAAGACGTGGGAACATTCTTGAGAGCATTGAACGATGGAAAATTGTTTAAAAATAGAGAACAAGAAATATATGCTTCTATCTATAAATTTGAGCATGATGGATGGGTTCCAGGATACCAGAGTTTTGCCAAATATTATATAGATATAGATGCGGTTGTTGTTTGCTTTTATAATACAACAGACCCGAAATTACTCAATTGGAACTTGTCAGAAATAATAAATAATAGAATTTATAAAATTATCCGAGATTAG
- a CDS encoding NAD(P)-dependent alcohol dehydrogenase — translation MKAAIYTKYGSPDVIQVINTDKPTPQSKEVLVKIKASSVTRADTMMRQGIPRFGRLFLGVFKPKNTALGTGFSGIVEAVGADVKKFNIGDEVFGEKLFSNGCNAEYLCISGDTVVELKPDTISHAQAAPVCDGFLTSYNFLKDIANIKQGHHILINGASGSLGSAAVQLSKLMGAKVTGICSTKNIDFVLALGADEVLDYTNADLSDLKYKYDVIYDAVGKLSYETVKNSISSDGIFMTPVLSGQILWQMIMNSKKVKFAATGMKKTKELKRLFNDLVYFFRERKLYTNIDRTYDLLEITKAHQYLETGRKVGNVAIINP, via the coding sequence ATGAAAGCAGCAATTTACACAAAATACGGTTCCCCAGATGTTATTCAGGTTATAAATACTGATAAACCGACACCTCAATCTAAGGAGGTTTTGGTTAAAATTAAAGCATCTTCAGTTACTAGGGCAGACACTATGATGCGTCAAGGTATTCCAAGATTTGGAAGGTTATTTCTTGGTGTATTTAAACCAAAAAATACAGCTTTAGGAACAGGCTTCTCGGGTATCGTTGAAGCAGTTGGAGCTGATGTGAAAAAGTTTAATATTGGAGATGAGGTTTTTGGTGAAAAGTTATTTAGCAATGGTTGTAATGCTGAATATCTATGTATTTCAGGAGATACGGTTGTTGAGTTGAAGCCAGATACGATTTCTCATGCACAAGCAGCGCCGGTCTGTGATGGCTTTTTAACTTCTTATAATTTTTTAAAAGACATCGCAAATATCAAACAAGGACATCATATTTTAATAAATGGCGCTTCCGGAAGTCTGGGGTCTGCAGCAGTTCAACTATCAAAATTAATGGGAGCAAAAGTCACAGGAATTTGTAGTACCAAGAATATTGATTTTGTACTAGCATTAGGTGCTGACGAAGTGTTAGATTATACCAATGCAGACCTAAGCGATCTAAAATATAAATATGATGTGATTTATGATGCCGTTGGAAAACTATCCTATGAAACCGTGAAAAATTCAATTAGTTCTGATGGAATTTTTATGACGCCAGTATTAAGTGGTCAAATACTCTGGCAAATGATCATGAATTCAAAAAAAGTAAAGTTTGCTGCTACAGGCATGAAAAAGACCAAAGAATTAAAGCGATTATTCAATGATTTAGTTTACTTTTTTAGAGAACGTAAATTATATACCAATATAGATCGTACATATGATCTATTAGAAATCACAAAAGCGCATCAATATCTTGAAACGGGGCGTAAAGTCGGTAACGTAGCAATTATCAATCCATAA
- a CDS encoding alpha/beta hydrolase, giving the protein MFFKSKEGKSKILRLYNQKLQELNIEYSEKSLETKFGVTNVIIIGDTKNPPLILIHGTGGCAPQILDSFPNLSSKYSVYAIDVLAQPNKSAENRLDIKSLDYGEWLLEVIIKLRLKEVTLVGFSFGGLISLKALEFSEIPIKEVFLIAPVYIVNGNPLVGFFKMFLPLKKFIKTNNQRYLKKVMGVLFSEYDDFALTYMSNTFQHCNMDFSPLPIISQDSAHNIKIPISIFAAEKDIMFPGKKLIKRAKRIFPSLEEVVLLENSKHVPSTTNLKKIEVLILRSY; this is encoded by the coding sequence ATGTTTTTTAAATCAAAAGAAGGAAAATCAAAAATTTTAAGGCTTTACAATCAAAAGTTACAGGAGTTGAATATTGAATATTCAGAAAAATCTCTAGAAACAAAGTTCGGAGTGACCAATGTTATTATTATTGGCGATACTAAAAACCCTCCTTTAATACTGATTCACGGAACAGGAGGTTGCGCTCCACAAATTTTAGATTCTTTTCCAAATTTATCATCAAAATATAGCGTTTATGCTATCGATGTGTTAGCGCAACCGAATAAAAGTGCAGAGAACAGATTGGATATAAAGTCTTTAGATTATGGGGAATGGCTGTTGGAAGTCATCATAAAATTAAGATTAAAAGAAGTCACTTTAGTTGGGTTTTCCTTTGGAGGGTTAATCAGTTTAAAGGCGCTCGAATTTAGTGAAATACCAATAAAAGAAGTTTTCTTAATCGCCCCAGTCTATATCGTAAATGGTAATCCACTTGTAGGTTTTTTCAAAATGTTCCTACCATTAAAAAAGTTTATTAAAACTAATAATCAACGTTACCTTAAAAAAGTAATGGGTGTACTTTTTTCTGAATACGACGATTTTGCTTTAACCTACATGTCAAATACATTTCAACATTGCAACATGGATTTTTCTCCGCTTCCTATAATTTCTCAAGATTCAGCCCATAACATAAAAATACCAATCAGCATTTTTGCAGCTGAAAAAGACATCATGTTTCCAGGAAAAAAGTTAATAAAAAGAGCGAAGCGAATATTTCCATCTTTAGAGGAAGTTGTTTTACTAGAGAATTCTAAACATGTGCCAAGTACAACAAATTTAAAAAAAATTGAAGTCTTAATTCTCAGAAGCTATTAA